The Zestosphaera sp. genome includes a window with the following:
- a CDS encoding IS607 family transposase codes for MLRPKEVCGKLGISYTTLREYVKRGWIKPVVLESGKWRFREEDVEKLMGIVKPKTVILYARTSSHTQKDDLERQVKVLEEWAKQNNVEKYEVVTDIGSGLNEDRKGFKKILKLATERKISKIVVAYPDRLTRFGFKTLLDLLRAFGVEVIALNHEDKDPKEELVEDLITIVSHFAGKLYGMRSHKYRKVVEGARKLVEDP; via the coding sequence TTGCTTCGACCGAAGGAGGTTTGTGGGAAGCTCGGTATCAGCTACACTACTCTGAGAGAGTACGTTAAGAGAGGTTGGATTAAACCAGTTGTTCTCGAGAGCGGTAAGTGGAGGTTCAGAGAGGAAGACGTTGAGAAGCTGATGGGTATCGTTAAACCGAAGACCGTTATCCTCTACGCTCGTACCTCCTCTCATACACAGAAGGACGATCTCGAGAGACAAGTGAAGGTCCTCGAGGAGTGGGCTAAACAGAACAACGTAGAGAAGTACGAGGTCGTCACGGACATTGGTAGTGGTCTTAACGAGGATAGAAAAGGATTCAAGAAAATACTGAAGCTCGCCACCGAGAGGAAGATATCCAAGATCGTAGTAGCGTACCCAGATAGACTCACCAGATTCGGATTCAAAACGCTGTTAGATCTTCTCAGAGCGTTCGGTGTAGAAGTGATCGCGTTAAACCACGAGGACAAAGACCCAAAGGAGGAGCTCGTGGAGGACTTGATCACCATAGTGTCTCACTTCGCTGGAAAACTCTACGGTATGAGGAGCCATAAGTATAGAAAGGTGGTTGAAGGTGCAAGAAAGCTCGTTGAAGACCCGTGA
- the nikR gene encoding nickel-responsive transcriptional regulator NikR has translation MNSLCGKFGIYVPEELMRELEDLMKSLGIKNKSLIFREALRLFISEHKWRAGGSILGVISVVYDHEARGIDSKLTDIQHDYLNEIVSALHIHIDRKNCMLVLALKGSSERVKSLLTRIIKLKGVKLVRPVLMSVESEGLES, from the coding sequence GTGAATTCCTTGTGCGGGAAGTTCGGTATTTACGTGCCAGAGGAACTAATGCGTGAGTTGGAAGACCTTATGAAGTCTCTGGGAATAAAGAATAAGTCTCTGATATTCAGAGAAGCTCTACGCCTCTTCATAAGTGAGCATAAGTGGCGTGCGGGAGGCTCCATACTGGGGGTGATTAGCGTTGTTTATGACCATGAAGCAAGAGGGATAGACTCGAAACTTACGGATATTCAACACGACTACTTAAACGAAATAGTCTCGGCACTACATATTCACATAGACCGCAAGAACTGCATGTTAGTGTTAGCTTTGAAAGGTAGTTCAGAACGTGTAAAGAGTCTTTTAACAAGGATTATTAAACTTAAGGGAGTAAAGCTCGTTAGACCTGTTTTGATGAGCGTTGAATCTGAAGGGCTGGAGTCATAG
- a CDS encoding aldo/keto reductase → MSGGIPSKRRSLGNTGETISAIALGTWGIRNENNAFTTLVRGVELGLDTIDTAEMYNSGKAEELVGKVVKQVGRDSVFIITKMLPDRLKTRHDVIKYGRAALRRLAVNEVDLYLIHWPNPTLSIQEQVKNFESLIDEGLTRYIGVSNFNDVELVEAINSTKKSDIVLNQVHYSVLRREIEESLLPTALKYQVTIQAYTPLERGEVLKHSKLAEISLKINKPVVQIALNYVIREPYLAAVVKTENTKHLEEIAQTLEWNLTPELIELLKKL, encoded by the coding sequence ATGAGTGGTGGAATACCTAGTAAGAGGAGGTCTCTAGGCAATACGGGCGAGACCATCTCGGCGATTGCTCTAGGAACTTGGGGTATAAGAAACGAGAATAACGCATTCACTACCCTAGTAAGAGGTGTTGAGTTAGGTCTAGACACTATAGACACTGCAGAAATGTATAACTCCGGCAAAGCCGAGGAGTTAGTAGGCAAGGTTGTTAAGCAGGTTGGTAGAGACTCTGTTTTCATAATAACTAAGATGCTGCCAGACAGGCTGAAGACTAGACACGACGTAATCAAGTACGGTAGAGCTGCACTGAGGAGACTAGCAGTCAATGAAGTCGACCTATACTTAATTCACTGGCCTAATCCAACATTAAGTATTCAGGAACAAGTCAAAAACTTTGAGTCGTTGATTGATGAAGGACTCACCAGATATATAGGAGTAAGCAACTTCAACGACGTAGAGCTAGTAGAAGCTATAAACTCAACTAAGAAGTCAGACATAGTACTCAACCAAGTACACTACAGTGTGTTGAGGAGAGAGATAGAAGAATCACTACTTCCTACAGCACTCAAATACCAGGTAACTATTCAAGCATATACACCCCTAGAGAGGGGTGAGGTCCTGAAACACTCCAAACTAGCCGAAATATCGTTAAAAATAAACAAGCCTGTAGTTCAGATAGCCTTGAATTACGTAATACGCGAACCCTACTTAGCCGCCGTCGTCAAAACAGAGAATACTAAACACCTCGAAGAAATAGCTCAAACACTAGAGTGGAACCTGACTCCAGAACTAATAGAGCTCCTCAAGAAATTATAG
- a CDS encoding metallophosphoesterase family protein, translating to MTRILLISDIHANHDSLRSILENARGYDEVVVLGDLVDYGPDPDLVLDEVRTTGAKIIKGNHDEAVGKNIDCRCGHELHDASEYTRNNISMRKLTDNDRKFLSDLPEVLRIDVLGLPIILVHGTLQQPLYGYLHPWLSNEEICWSLQERKTYRLSMSGRECELTESVFVVGHTHHQFLRRVKRATVINPGSAGQPRDGDARASYAIYDTTNNSITFYRVKYDVENVLRKLRELIKDQNIYEKLASVLRKASL from the coding sequence TTGACGAGAATCTTACTAATATCTGACATTCACGCAAATCACGACTCACTAAGGTCTATCCTAGAAAACGCTAGAGGTTACGATGAGGTAGTAGTGCTGGGCGACTTAGTTGATTACGGACCTGACCCAGACCTAGTATTAGATGAGGTTAGAACTACAGGTGCTAAAATAATAAAAGGAAATCACGATGAAGCCGTGGGCAAGAACATAGACTGTAGGTGCGGGCACGAACTTCACGATGCAAGCGAGTATACTAGAAACAATATATCCATGAGGAAGCTGACAGATAACGACAGGAAATTCTTAAGTGATTTGCCAGAAGTTCTCAGGATCGACGTACTCGGTCTCCCAATAATACTCGTGCACGGAACTCTGCAACAACCACTTTACGGATACTTACATCCGTGGCTAAGTAACGAGGAGATATGTTGGTCTCTCCAAGAAAGAAAGACCTACAGATTAAGCATGAGCGGGAGAGAGTGTGAGCTGACAGAATCAGTATTTGTTGTGGGACACACTCACCACCAATTCCTGCGGAGAGTTAAGAGAGCAACCGTGATCAACCCGGGGAGTGCCGGACAGCCTAGAGACGGGGATGCCAGAGCTTCTTACGCGATTTACGACACCACAAATAACAGCATAACATTCTATAGGGTCAAGTATGATGTCGAGAATGTCTTAAGAAAGCTTCGAGAGTTAATCAAAGATCAGAATATTTACGAGAAGTTAGCTAGTGTGTTGAGGAAGGCCTCATTATAA
- a CDS encoding zinc ribbon domain-containing protein yields the protein MQESSLKTRELVRMYSIPVRDLRVRELITWYTKTLQRAVDTIWENIIWEYRFPELSRRGRRISVELGYRVKAPRVPADRKFEKMLRDALLAECPYAKHWVDAVIRTAYSVIESWRKRYLKGEARKVKPRIKRRFARCKITLMKVDYERKVLKITLKSGEYLEVSWRGMWFGRRVEGWRIGEVILKDGRVLIPFKKTEVYSVERVVAWDSNELSLDGYSPGVGFIKVDLRYLQSLKIVYEKKKATTQSIGKRELFEKYAKRERNREKDFVNKLVKQVTTMFPNAVHIVEDLEKEDLVARGRTSKNRRKRNARTPWETIHRKLSEKALVVKVSPHNTSRTCPRCGCVVKTRVGRVFKCPRCGLEMDRQKLASINIYLKYTKMWGFPHSNEPDEIYEGELWVGVTLNGWRPMIRPPMKGGLRSMKPRVDIKPHQPT from the coding sequence GTGCAAGAAAGCTCGTTGAAGACCCGTGAATTAGTTAGAATGTACAGTATTCCAGTAAGAGACTTGAGAGTTAGAGAGCTGATAACGTGGTACACTAAAACGCTCCAGAGAGCAGTTGACACGATATGGGAGAACATTATATGGGAGTACAGGTTCCCAGAGCTATCCAGGAGAGGAAGGAGAATTAGCGTTGAACTAGGGTACAGGGTCAAGGCTCCAAGAGTACCTGCTGATAGGAAGTTCGAGAAGATGCTTAGAGATGCATTGCTCGCAGAGTGCCCATATGCTAAGCACTGGGTTGATGCTGTTATCAGAACAGCGTACTCTGTTATCGAGTCTTGGAGGAAGAGGTACCTGAAGGGAGAAGCCAGGAAGGTTAAACCGAGGATTAAGAGGAGGTTCGCTAGATGCAAGATAACGCTCATGAAGGTCGACTACGAGAGGAAAGTGTTGAAGATAACTCTGAAGTCTGGTGAGTACCTCGAGGTTTCGTGGAGAGGAATGTGGTTCGGCAGGAGAGTTGAGGGCTGGAGAATTGGAGAAGTGATCCTCAAGGACGGTAGAGTGCTTATTCCGTTCAAGAAGACCGAGGTCTACAGTGTTGAGAGAGTTGTTGCGTGGGATTCGAACGAGCTATCTCTCGACGGCTACTCCCCAGGTGTGGGGTTCATTAAGGTTGACTTGAGGTATCTGCAGAGCTTGAAGATTGTTTACGAGAAGAAGAAAGCTACTACTCAATCCATTGGTAAGAGGGAGCTGTTCGAGAAGTATGCTAAGCGAGAGAGAAACAGAGAAAAGGACTTCGTAAACAAGCTCGTTAAGCAGGTAACCACCATGTTCCCCAACGCTGTCCACATTGTTGAAGACCTCGAGAAGGAAGACTTGGTTGCCAGGGGGAGAACCAGCAAGAATAGGAGGAAGAGGAACGCTAGAACACCTTGGGAAACAATACACAGGAAGCTCTCGGAGAAAGCACTAGTCGTTAAGGTTTCTCCACACAACACCTCTCGAACCTGCCCACGATGCGGGTGCGTGGTAAAGACCCGAGTGGGCAGGGTATTCAAATGCCCGAGGTGTGGTCTTGAAATGGACAGACAGAAGCTGGCGTCCATAAACATCTACCTCAAGTACACCAAGATGTGGGGGTTTCCCCACAGCAATGAACCCGATGAAATCTATGAGGGCGAGCTGTGGGTCGGGGTTACCCTGAACGGGTGGAGACCAATGATAAGACCTCCAATGAAAGGAGGCCTGAGGTCAATGAAGCCAAGGGTTGATATCAAACCACATCAACCAACATGA
- a CDS encoding HAD family hydrolase codes for MIKLVIFDVWDTLLSLEGMHELLASKLSEHLGLDSLKVLSLLKSVHSEVKNLRINKTPANKVLEESRKRLCEKLGLGVDYFMMIHEELGRDAKEGKLGYLIIDGARDVLSYVKSKRLKTAVLGNVLFWDSSITTSILETSGMSQFIDKLFFSDTLGHQKPEFEAFMTVLKHFNLKPDEAIHVGDNTREDFGGALVAGLKAVLIKNLREEIIKTEEFAIIPNIRYLIPLIDEWSPSL; via the coding sequence ATGATAAAGCTAGTGATATTTGATGTGTGGGATACTCTACTGTCATTAGAGGGCATGCACGAGTTGCTCGCGTCTAAACTGTCAGAACACTTAGGTCTAGACTCACTTAAAGTTTTGAGTTTGTTGAAGAGTGTTCATTCTGAAGTCAAAAACTTAAGAATAAATAAGACTCCAGCTAATAAGGTCTTAGAAGAGTCTAGGAAGAGACTCTGCGAGAAACTAGGTTTAGGCGTAGACTATTTCATGATGATTCACGAGGAGTTAGGGAGAGATGCTAAGGAAGGCAAGCTCGGGTATCTGATCATCGATGGCGCTAGAGACGTCTTATCTTACGTCAAGAGTAAAAGACTTAAGACTGCAGTGTTAGGCAACGTACTCTTCTGGGACTCCTCAATAACTACGAGTATTTTAGAGACTTCAGGCATGAGTCAATTCATAGATAAACTCTTCTTCTCAGACACCTTAGGTCACCAGAAACCTGAATTTGAGGCTTTCATGACTGTACTAAAACACTTTAATTTAAAACCTGACGAGGCAATACACGTAGGTGATAATACCCGCGAAGATTTTGGCGGAGCTCTAGTAGCGGGTCTTAAGGCAGTGTTAATCAAGAACTTAAGAGAAGAAATAATTAAAACAGAAGAATTCGCCATCATACCTAACATAAGGTACTTAATACCCTTAATAGATGAGTGGAGTCCATCGCTATGA
- the rbcL gene encoding type III ribulose-bisphosphate carboxylase, which yields MPEEFEWYNVFVKKDYSPSPEKDVIVSFRVIPGEGFSIEDVAGSIASESSVGTWTTLSSLPERIWRLMGKAYEIRNLGNGSWLVRVAYPTDLFEEGNMPAFLASVAGNIFGMRRVKSLRIEDVTMPKEFLKYFKGPVRGLRGVRDIYRVYDRPLLGTVPKPKVGFSPEELEAVAYEILAGGMDFVKDDENLASPSYCRFSERAKAVMRAIDRAEKESGERKTWLANITADVREMEKRLKLVADYGNPFVMVDVVIAGWSSLTFIRDLAEEHGLAIHAHRAFHAAFTRNPTHGLSMFALAKLLRVVGVDQLHVGTPEVGKLEARAREVVNISRALRELVYVPEADDLRLRQDWHHIKPVLPTSSGGLHPGTIPEVIKHLGIDLVIQVGGGVLGHPGGPREGAMAVRQAVEAFLKGVPLDVYAETHKELKRALDKWGYVKPA from the coding sequence ATGCCTGAAGAGTTTGAGTGGTATAATGTCTTCGTTAAGAAGGATTATTCTCCGAGTCCTGAGAAGGACGTGATAGTGTCTTTCAGAGTAATTCCTGGTGAGGGTTTCAGCATTGAGGATGTTGCTGGTAGTATAGCTTCAGAAAGTAGCGTAGGTACTTGGACTACCCTATCATCACTTCCTGAAAGGATTTGGAGATTAATGGGCAAAGCGTACGAGATAAGAAATCTTGGTAATGGGTCATGGCTCGTTAGAGTTGCATACCCTACAGACTTGTTTGAGGAGGGTAATATGCCAGCTTTTCTCGCGTCAGTTGCTGGCAATATATTTGGTATGAGGAGAGTTAAGAGTCTCAGGATCGAAGATGTTACAATGCCTAAAGAATTCTTAAAGTACTTTAAAGGACCTGTAAGAGGTCTTAGAGGTGTTAGAGACATATACAGAGTGTATGACAGGCCGCTACTTGGTACCGTTCCTAAACCTAAAGTAGGTTTCTCGCCCGAGGAGTTAGAAGCAGTAGCTTATGAGATCTTGGCAGGAGGTATGGATTTTGTGAAAGACGACGAGAATCTCGCGTCACCTTCTTACTGCAGATTTAGTGAGAGGGCTAAAGCAGTTATGAGAGCTATCGACAGAGCAGAGAAAGAAAGTGGTGAGAGGAAGACCTGGTTAGCTAACATAACAGCTGACGTGCGGGAGATGGAGAAGAGGCTTAAGCTAGTAGCTGATTACGGTAACCCGTTCGTGATGGTAGACGTAGTAATTGCTGGCTGGTCATCTCTAACTTTCATTAGAGACCTAGCCGAAGAACACGGGTTGGCAATACACGCTCACAGAGCTTTCCACGCGGCCTTCACTAGAAACCCAACACACGGTCTCTCCATGTTTGCCTTAGCTAAACTCTTGCGAGTTGTCGGCGTAGACCAACTTCATGTAGGCACGCCTGAAGTAGGCAAGCTAGAAGCCAGAGCTAGAGAAGTCGTGAACATAAGTAGGGCGTTAAGAGAGCTAGTATACGTTCCTGAGGCGGATGACCTGAGGCTGAGGCAAGACTGGCATCACATCAAGCCCGTACTCCCCACGTCTTCCGGCGGTCTGCACCCAGGCACGATACCTGAGGTTATAAAACATCTAGGTATTGATTTAGTGATTCAGGTTGGTGGCGGGGTACTTGGGCATCCCGGCGGTCCCAGAGAGGGTGCTATGGCTGTGAGGCAGGCTGTCGAGGCGTTCTTGAAGGGAGTGCCTCTCGACGTGTATGCTGAGACACATAAGGAACTCAAGAGAGCACTAGATAAGTGGGGTTATGTGAAGCCAGCTTAA
- a CDS encoding rhomboid family intramembrane serine protease: MKYSMGFPIGDTHYRRRPKATLGLILVNVLVYLLTSYDNFFISVSNYWVSSGGFVPALFEDPTQVYRVLTSMFLHGDIFHIFFNMYFLYIFGRAVEDVLGSSRYLVLYFISGVSATLFHVTFSFLGGLSSYAIPAIGASGAISGVLGAYLIFYPGTSLTACWIFFVFPMCFSLKASLYLILWFVTQVIYGYAKIAGSVAVFAHAGGFLAGIAILPVIVDRSRLKELKFIEYIRSLPYLIFTYPEKRGLSKTSKTVLSLVIASIIVGGAFILSALPDIGSVKVVNIQYTYDGTPYRDYVIVQLPNVQNYIAETPLDTTRILLSRLNAVNLIYNKNSPNEDVRLENQSYVITLRVGNVRREVNLLIRYFNGYYDSEGFLAYGDGEIETQILVVSGAQVYVIDNVIYQFTINSKTTNLSRVTQNVGLSSIIIASGALVVVLGKDKELALVGE, translated from the coding sequence GTGAAGTACAGTATGGGATTCCCTATAGGCGACACTCATTACAGGAGGAGACCTAAAGCCACCCTAGGTTTAATATTAGTTAATGTGTTAGTATACCTGCTCACATCATATGATAACTTCTTCATAAGCGTGAGTAACTACTGGGTTAGTAGTGGAGGCTTTGTTCCAGCGCTCTTTGAAGACCCTACGCAAGTGTACAGAGTGCTGACTTCTATGTTTTTACATGGAGACATATTCCACATATTCTTTAACATGTATTTCCTGTATATATTTGGGAGAGCTGTTGAAGATGTTTTAGGGAGTTCTAGGTATTTAGTGCTGTACTTCATTTCAGGCGTCTCAGCAACACTATTTCACGTGACTTTCAGCTTCTTAGGAGGTCTTTCATCATATGCTATACCGGCTATAGGAGCTTCAGGAGCTATAAGCGGTGTCTTAGGAGCTTACCTAATCTTCTATCCAGGAACTTCACTAACTGCTTGCTGGATTTTCTTTGTGTTCCCGATGTGTTTCTCTTTGAAAGCCTCACTCTACCTCATTCTCTGGTTCGTCACTCAAGTTATTTACGGTTATGCTAAAATTGCTGGTAGTGTGGCAGTATTTGCTCATGCCGGAGGGTTTCTAGCAGGTATAGCTATCCTCCCAGTAATAGTAGATCGCTCAAGACTTAAAGAACTGAAGTTCATAGAGTACATAAGGTCACTACCTTACTTAATATTCACGTACCCTGAAAAACGAGGACTCAGCAAGACTTCTAAAACAGTCTTGTCGTTAGTTATTGCGTCAATAATTGTTGGGGGAGCTTTCATATTGAGTGCTCTCCCCGATATAGGTAGCGTGAAAGTCGTGAACATACAGTACACGTACGACGGAACCCCGTATCGTGATTATGTAATTGTTCAGCTACCTAACGTGCAGAACTATATAGCTGAGACTCCTCTAGACACCACCAGAATACTGCTCAGCAGGCTTAACGCAGTCAACCTAATATATAACAAGAACTCCCCAAACGAGGACGTGAGGCTAGAGAATCAGTCTTACGTGATTACCTTAAGGGTCGGAAACGTACGCCGTGAAGTCAACTTACTAATCAGGTACTTCAACGGCTACTATGATTCTGAAGGCTTCCTAGCTTACGGTGATGGCGAAATAGAAACGCAAATCCTAGTAGTTAGCGGTGCTCAAGTGTACGTAATAGACAACGTGATATATCAGTTTACGATAAACTCTAAGACAACGAACTTAAGTAGAGTAACTCAAAACGTAGGACTCTCGTCAATAATAATAGCTTCAGGAGCTCTCGTCGTAGTACTCGGTAAAGACAAAGAATTAGCTCTAGTAGGTGAGTAA
- a CDS encoding 5'-nucleotidase codes for MRVVGEMPVEIYDKNKFIELSARAEVCRIVKKEKEGIAKVKARTKRYLYTIKIPLNELEEFIKQLKCKEVVEVGKKT; via the coding sequence ATGAGAGTGGTGGGTGAAATGCCTGTCGAGATATACGATAAAAACAAGTTTATAGAATTATCTGCCAGAGCTGAGGTGTGCAGGATCGTGAAGAAAGAGAAAGAAGGAATAGCTAAGGTTAAAGCTAGGACGAAAAGATACCTCTATACAATAAAGATACCTCTGAATGAGCTAGAAGAATTTATTAAACAACTTAAGTGTAAAGAAGTTGTTGAAGTAGGTAAGAAAACTTAG
- the lysS gene encoding lysine--tRNA ligase yields the protein MSAERDFRKSLREELLRDGVNPYPHILSLGYVPVKDIVGSPKLGEVVATAGRVAGLRRHGKLVFADLIDDGYRIQLSINSGNVGSEKFEWFMKYVNLGDFINVRGELFYTQKGELTINVKEYQLIVKALRSPPVKWGHKILDPEVRYRKRYLDLMMTPQVRKIFEVRFNTIAEIRKFMWGKGFIEVETPILQPVYGGAAAKPFTTKIQALDEYWYLRISLELYLKRFLVGGFNKVFEIGKNFRNEDIDVQHNPEFTMMEAYQAYADYEDIMRLTEELISTVAEKVLGTTKVSYPIGESRVEIDLRPPYKRVRMIEGLREFAGVDVEALSDDDLRDLLRTHSLSLPGGYDRGRAIAKLFDRLVGAQHLIQPTFVIDFPASSSPLAKPHRLNPEYAERFELYVAGMELANAFTELNDPVLQETYFRQEEERRKLGDAEAHPYDWDFIEALEYGMPPAGGLGLGIDRLVMIFTGQTSIKEVIPFPMMTRSST from the coding sequence ATGAGTGCTGAAAGAGATTTTAGGAAGAGTTTAAGAGAAGAACTGTTGAGGGACGGGGTTAACCCATACCCCCACATACTCAGCTTAGGCTACGTGCCTGTTAAAGACATAGTCGGTAGTCCTAAGTTAGGAGAGGTAGTAGCTACTGCCGGCAGAGTAGCCGGACTCAGAAGACATGGCAAGCTAGTGTTTGCAGACTTGATAGATGATGGCTACAGAATACAGCTCTCAATAAACTCTGGTAACGTAGGTAGTGAGAAGTTCGAGTGGTTCATGAAATATGTTAACTTAGGCGACTTCATAAACGTGAGGGGGGAACTCTTCTATACTCAGAAAGGAGAATTAACTATCAACGTTAAGGAGTATCAGCTGATAGTGAAGGCTCTGAGGTCGCCCCCGGTTAAGTGGGGCCACAAGATATTAGACCCTGAGGTCAGGTATAGGAAGCGGTACCTGGACTTAATGATGACTCCTCAAGTGAGAAAGATCTTTGAGGTACGCTTCAACACCATAGCTGAGATAAGGAAGTTCATGTGGGGCAAAGGCTTCATAGAAGTTGAGACTCCAATACTTCAGCCAGTTTATGGTGGTGCAGCAGCAAAACCCTTCACAACCAAGATCCAGGCACTCGATGAATACTGGTACCTAAGAATATCTCTCGAGCTGTACTTAAAGAGGTTCCTAGTAGGAGGTTTTAATAAGGTTTTCGAGATAGGCAAGAACTTCAGGAATGAAGATATAGACGTACAACACAACCCGGAGTTTACTATGATGGAGGCGTATCAGGCTTACGCAGACTACGAAGATATCATGAGACTCACAGAAGAACTGATAAGCACTGTTGCTGAGAAGGTCTTAGGAACTACCAAAGTAAGCTACCCCATCGGAGAATCCAGGGTCGAGATAGATTTGAGACCCCCATACAAGAGAGTCAGGATGATTGAGGGCTTAAGAGAGTTTGCTGGGGTTGATGTTGAGGCGTTAAGTGATGACGACTTAAGAGACCTTTTGAGGACACACAGTCTCTCACTGCCCGGTGGTTACGACAGAGGCAGAGCCATAGCGAAGCTATTTGATAGATTAGTAGGGGCTCAACACTTAATACAACCCACATTCGTGATTGACTTCCCAGCATCTTCATCACCTCTAGCCAAGCCACACAGACTGAACCCCGAATACGCTGAAAGGTTCGAGCTGTATGTTGCGGGCATGGAGCTGGCTAACGCCTTCACGGAACTGAATGACCCAGTACTTCAAGAAACTTACTTTAGGCAAGAAGAAGAGAGAAGGAAATTAGGTGATGCTGAGGCCCACCCATATGACTGGGACTTCATAGAAGCTCTCGAGTATGGAATGCCTCCAGCAGGTGGCTTAGGACTAGGAATAGATAGACTAGTGATGATATTTACTGGACAGACCTCAATTAAGGAGGTAATACCCTTCCCTATGATGACTCGTTCCAGCACTTAA
- a CDS encoding DMT family transporter: protein MKVGRVLRSARELHPTDLVLMMIAWVSISSASVLVILSGTTALVCAFWRVFMSSILILFYKALAESMRHPRVNPADFSVYLRSVVAGVLLGLHFLTWMESLFLIPVALSTTVVVTYPLINAFFEGIAHKTLRRIEILGLALAFSGVVMATKPQLGSEAGVSGVSLAFIGSLCAAGYFYLGRSSRKAGMSLTNYTIVAYTSASLTLLIYALVSKSTLLPASTTSWAYVTLLALIPMLGGHTVINYLLKRMKSYVVTSIALGEPPGATLLAALILGQQIQAETILGMALALVGILITVYGSLEKL, encoded by the coding sequence TTGAAGGTAGGGAGGGTTTTGAGAAGCGCTAGAGAGCTGCACCCTACTGACCTCGTTCTGATGATGATTGCGTGGGTAAGCATATCATCTGCTTCAGTTTTAGTTATTCTCTCAGGTACTACAGCTCTAGTTTGTGCTTTCTGGAGAGTCTTTATGAGTTCTATACTCATACTCTTTTATAAAGCTCTCGCAGAATCGATGAGACATCCTAGAGTGAACCCAGCCGACTTCTCAGTATATTTGAGGTCTGTTGTAGCGGGTGTTCTATTAGGGCTTCATTTCTTGACTTGGATGGAATCCCTTTTTCTAATACCTGTAGCGCTCTCTACGACTGTAGTCGTCACATACCCTTTAATAAACGCGTTCTTCGAGGGAATCGCTCACAAGACCTTGAGAAGAATAGAGATTTTAGGGCTTGCTCTGGCTTTCTCAGGAGTAGTTATGGCTACTAAACCTCAGCTGGGTAGTGAGGCTGGAGTATCAGGAGTTTCTCTGGCCTTCATAGGTTCATTGTGTGCGGCAGGTTACTTCTACTTAGGTAGGTCATCTAGGAAGGCTGGCATGTCTTTAACGAACTACACTATCGTCGCGTACACGTCAGCTTCATTAACTCTCCTCATTTACGCTCTAGTATCTAAGTCAACCCTGTTACCAGCGTCTACAACTTCATGGGCTTACGTGACCCTACTAGCTCTTATACCTATGCTGGGAGGACACACAGTCATCAACTACTTACTGAAAAGAATGAAGTCTTACGTAGTTACCTCAATAGCTTTAGGAGAGCCTCCAGGAGCTACGTTACTAGCAGCGCTTATATTAGGCCAGCAAATACAGGCAGAAACTATATTAGGTATGGCATTAGCTTTAGTAGGTATCTTAATAACTGTTTATGGGTCCTTAGAAAAACTCTAA